One Plasmodium knowlesi strain H genome assembly, chromosome: 10 genomic window carries:
- a CDS encoding skeleton-binding protein 1, translated as MCQAFASSSSHNPSTEEVHHPVPTTVPEVQNMGDVNATATTTTVTTPVPTPVATPAPAPTPAPVTTTETTPPAVPDVPTNEGAVEIGQLSNDVVADLASMPDEATEQHAVAEEPSEVQADAPVAESAEEETILAPPNLDEMFSEESIRKLRESIENSPCYQRRLAAYREQQERLGKSIDISPSSPMISPLYKLQFFGSYAKGMIQLIQKNYLMVLLIGLFIMNGILFYNYYKGSAGKKKCKEEKLKKKMKAKCKKLDGDAI; from the coding sequence ATGTGTCAAGCATTTGCAAGTTCCAGTTCTCACAATCCCAGCACTGAAGAAGTACATCATCCAGTACCCACCACCGTTCCCGAAGTGCAAAATATGGGAGATGTTAATGCTACCGCTACCACTACCACTGTCACTACCCCTGTCCCTACCCCTGTCGCTACCCCTGCCCCTGCCCCTACCCCTGCCCCTGTCACTACCACTGAAACCACCCCCCCCGCCGTACCAGATGTACCCACTAATGAAGGTGCCGTAGAGATAGGTCAGTTATCTAATGATGTTGTTGCTGACTTGGCCAGCATGCCTGATGAAGCCACTGAACAACATGCAGTTGCTGAGGAACCCTCAGAAGTGCAAGCTGATGCTCCAGTCGCGGAAagtgcagaagaagaaaccaTCTTAGCACCACCTAATCTGGATGAAATGTTCAGTGAAGAATCCATTAGGAAATTGAGGGAATCCATTGAAAACTCCCCATGCTACCAACGTAGATTAGCTGCCTATAGAGAACAACAAGAAAGACTTGGAAAATCTATCGACATCAGCCCATCCTCACCTATGATATCTCCATTATACAAGTTACAATTCTTCGGAAGCTATGCCAAGGGGATGATTCAATTAATACAAAAGAACTACTTAATGGTTTTACTCATTGGATTGTTCATAATGAACGGTATCCTGTTCTATAATTACTATAAAGGTTCCGCAggcaagaaaaaatgcaaggaagaaaaactcaaaaaaaaaatgaaagcaaAATGTAAGAAACTCGATGGAGATgccatttaa
- a CDS encoding tryptophan-rich antigen yields the protein MTATITVSRLPIILFALLSVFILNPSHSASTEREKNKPSHTNNLMQFWKDDLDQSEQLKNCAWHNWMMRLESEWEDFNASMKKKKNVWMEETENEWTEWIKQMENKWMNCNENINDEYKDYLISKSSTWTDEKWEEWIKTEGKNFMKKDLEKWIKAKETSLDLLLLTDWVQWKNEKIMAWLLNEWKTEEDNYWSQWQHSTWHKWFNLTERKHWLKWKERNHREGEQWSTWLSVKENVYIFHEWNNWSMWKNEKEEFFNEWMDNTINQWVNEKKWKSLVSTENES from the exons ATGACGGCAACTATCACAGTTTCCCGTTTACCTATTATCTTGTTTGCTTTATTATCAGTTTTCATCTTAAATCCATCCCATTct GCAAGCAccgaaagggagaaaaacaagCCTTCTCATACAAACAATTTAATGCAATTTTGGAAAGATGACCTAGACCAATCAgaacaattaaaaaattgtgcatggCATAACTGGATGATGAGGTTGGAATCAGAATGGGAAGACTTCAACGCAtccatgaagaaaaaaaagaacgtatGGAtggaagaaacagaaaatgaaTGGACCGAATGGAttaaacaaatggaaaataaatggatGAATTGtaatgaaaatattaatgaTGAATACAAAGATTATCTCATATCCAAATCTTCTACGTGGACTgatgaaaaatgggaagaatggatcaaaacagaaggaaaaaatttcatgAAAAAAGATTTAGAAAAATGGATTAAAGCAAAAGAAACATCATTGGATTTGTTACTATTAACAGATTGGGTACAgtggaagaatgaaaaaataatggcaTGGCTATTGAACGAATGGAAAACTGAAGAGGACAACTACTGGTCACAATGGCAACATTCAACATGGCATAAGTGGTTCAACTTGACAGAGAGAAAACACTGgctaaaatggaaagaaagaaatcaTAGGGAAGGTGAACAATGGTCTACTTGGTTGAGCGTCAAAGaaaatgtttatatatttcaCGAGTGGAATAATTGGTCaatgtggaaaaatgaaaaagaagaattcttCAATGAATGGATGGATAATACAATTAACCAGTGGgtaaatgagaaaaaatggaaatccTTGGTAAGCACAGAAAATGAATCATAA
- a CDS encoding tryptophan-rich antigen, whose translation MKGPKARSSPCRSSITEKNKGYVSSNTSGKPFSSCIYVILFLLTYVVLPLSECSEFSRDSKTNHDYHDKLRVEEHKDESRSLAGVPKCGDNSTWVLFVKHFEQDWRDFNNDVTVKRDQWFEEKNDESKKLTKSMEDDKNKWFKAKDRELQILKKALEYKFASADPTLCKQRESAISGKPAMESTALKESDADHHKKEDAQDTKAADFGKEKEGNMCPPQVQQLGSTHQQQNIGQGDEGANSSDKKPSANVEHQTPVVPPQYQTGSPEHKENISHKYEKDTIEDWKKTMQNKKLKDDNEISKTVCIGLPQKSAKDQEKSKILDDKDKTRKQWDKVVEYKLSTAANDNSRKREVRANICKKFDEHKKKVSQKVEPQPELKPQTTNTTTNTTTTQQQHNTTTNTTTNTTTNTTTNTTTNTTTNTTQPTQPTTTNKQPTNNQQTTNTTNTTTSTPPQPEMKPQTTSTPPQPEMKPQTTSTPPQPEMKPQTTTTPTQPKLKAQKTTTPTQPKLKVQTTTTPTQPKLKAQTTTTPPQPEMKQQTTTTPTQPKLKPQQPSTTSPLSTTQTTTNQPQPPPTTTTTTPPQPKLKPQIKPQSELSPQPQLQQEPQAKSQYQQLLQLQRLLQPQQLLQLQQLLQPEQILQLQQLLQPEQILQLQQLLQPEQLLQLQQLLQLQQLIHPEQLLQVQQLLQQQPHPQLQQLLQPEQLLQLQQLLQLQQLLQPEQILQQESQSQFNAQPTQPPTQPPANHQQPQQPQQPKTQYMKMQKEIKKPKYKIPIVTAENIRAHNAQQRKQRKIDHQCGVVVKEKTRKPELMPCSQKVPGKSFKVGDEKIKNVPQGIQKKYVIPKDPVKMQPKTGKTKFQDHSVVRDEMTETESLLSEYEEKFDIESVLRGGEVTETESVVGEKPRIPVIFAYSVKAKKNAEATIDKKSATSKHKGKNQTKNYEEKFDIESVLRGGEVTETESVVGEKPRIPVIFAYSVKAKKDAEATADKKSANSKLNETTPSEGDDKTETKPLEGDDKTETKPLEGDSKTETKPLEGDDKTETKPLEGDDKTESKPLEGDSKTETTPSEGDDKTESKPLEGDSKTETKPLEGDAKTESKPLEGDSKTETKPLEGDAKTESKPLEGDSKTETKPLEGDDKTESKPLEGDSKTETTPSEGDDKTESKPSEGDDKTESKPLEGDSKTETTPSEGDAKTETKPLEGDSKTETKPLEGDSKTETKPSEGDAKTETTPSEGDAKTETTPSEGDAKTESQTQPATEGKFSALKYFTTPEPNKDGEKMETKSVSGNEEHENPLYDDDQNSVASSFMDITRKGYMKYNKYSIPKETLKERENASKVGNEYEAHVLSEEGTEEGDDEDERSVYYHNQEGTEEGDDEDERSVYYHNQEGAEEGDGEDERSVYYHNQEGREGADYEGEADDEDEGSVYYHNQEYMEEGIDKQMRNMHEGGMTIKDPNNQNLEHEQGKEFQLREPQHVNNVHKQELVLSDYKEWLDQKENPIVRTIQKLWDKFINSNFMIWRRYKGRNKDIEMPTNPDWENWMKELKNEWSLYNAYIHNERIKWFREKEIELGKFIEDFQFKWMHYNTELLEKHSFDVYKKSQKWDDSKWIKWIERDGESIMIMDIEKWLNQSREEYNLWQLEDWEQWKNNKILDWLLSEKKCDQYQYWLKWEYSNKQPSLRNEKLDWYTWKKIRKSEAEDWQKWVHEKDQILIQVKNEIWESWKEKKKNALFSMLNHFINNWIIKKQWKVWILDLQRALPKQ comes from the exons ATGAAGGGACCTAAAGCAAGAAGCTCACCCTGTCGTTCAAGTATaacagaaaagaataaaggcTATGTATCATCAAATACTAGCGGAAAACCATTTTCATCATGTATATACGTTATCCTATTCCTCCTGACCTATGTGGTTCTTCCCCTATCGGAGTGCTCTGAA TTTTCTCGTGATTCCAAAACGAACCATGATTACCATGATAAACTCAGAGTGGAAGAGCACAAGGATGAATCACGCTCACTTGCAGGAGTACCCAAATGTGGGGATAATAGTACGTGGGTTCTTTTTGTAAAACACTTCGAGCAGGATTGGAGAGATTTCAATAATGATGTGACGGTCAAAAGGGACCAATggtttgaagagaaaaatgacgaatcaaaaaaattgacaaagtCCATGgaagatgataaaaataaatggttCAAAGCAAAAGATAGAGAATTgcaaattttgaaaaaagctTTAGAGTATAAATTCGCTAGTGCTGATCCTACTCTGTGTAAACAGCGTGAGAGCGCTATTTCTGGGAAACCTGCAATGGAATCAACTGCATTGAAAGAATCTGATGCTGATCATCATAAGAAAGAAGATGCCCAGGATACTAAAGCAGCAGATTtcggaaaggagaaggagggaAATATGTGTCCACCACAAGTGCAACAGCTTGGAAGCACGCACCAGCAACAAAATATTGGCCAAGGAGATGAAGGAGCTAATTCCTCTGATAAAAAACCATCTGCAAATGTAGAACACCAAACACCTGTAGTTCCTCCTCAGTATCAAACAGGAAGCCCGGAacacaaggaaaatatttcccataaatatgaaaaagatACAATCGAAgattggaaaaaaacaatgcagaataaaaagttaaaagaTGACAATGAAATTAGTAAAACAGTTTGCATTGGACTTCCACAAAAATCAGCAAAAGACCAAGAAAAATCGAAGATACTAGATGACAAAGATAAAACGCGTAAACAATGGGATAAAGTCGTGGAATATAAACTTTCTACGGCGGCCAATGATAATTCACGTAAAAGGGAAGTACGTGCAAATATATGTAAGAAATTCGacgaacacaaaaaaaaagtgtcccAGAAAGTAGAACCACAACCTGAACTGAAACCAcaaacaaccaacacaacaaccaacacaaccacaacacaacaacaacacaacacaaccaccaacacaaccaccaacacaaccaccaacacaaccaccaacacaaccaccaacacaaccaccaacacaacacaaccaacacaaccaacaacaACCAACAAACAACCAACAAACAACCAAcaaacaaccaacacaaccaacacaaccaccaGCACACCACCACAACCTGAAATGAAACCACAGACAACCAGCACACCACCACAACCTGAAATGAAACCACAGACAACCAGCACACCACCACAACCTGAAATGAAACCGCAAACAACCACCACACCAACACAACCTAAACTAAAAGCACAGAAAACCACCACACCAACACAACCTAAACTAAAAGTACAGACAACCACCACACCAACACAACCTAAACTAAAAGCACAGACAACCACCACACCACCACAACCTGAAATGAAACAGCAAACAACCACCACACCAACACAACCTAAACTGAAACCACAACAACCATCAACAACATCACCATTATCAACAACACAAACAACCACCAACCAACCACAGCCACCACCAACCACAACCACCACAACACCACCACAACCTAAACTGAAACCACAAATTAAGCCACAGTCTGAACTGAGTCCACAACCGCAATTACAACAGGAACCACAGGCGAAATCACAATACCAACAACTTCTGCAGCTGCAACGACTGCTACAGCCGCAGCAACTTCTGCAGCTGCAGCAACTGTTACAGCCGGAACAAATTCTACAACTCCAACAACTGCTACAGCCGGAACAAATTCTACAACTCCAACAACTTCTACAGCCAGAACAGCTGCTACAGCTACAGCAGCTTCTACAACTCCAACAACTAATACATCCGGAACAGCTACTACAGGTGCAACAACTTTTACAGCAACAACCACATCCACAACTCCAACAACTTCTACAGCCGGAACAACTACTACAGCTGCAACAGCTTCTACAACTCCAACAACTTCTGCAGCCGGAACAAATTCTACAGCAGGAATCACAGTCTCAATTTAAtgcacaaccaacacaaccaccaacacaaccaccaGCCAACCAccaacaaccacaacaaccacaacaaccaaAAACACAATAcatgaaaatgcaaaaagaaattaaaaagccCAAGTACAAAATTCCCATCGTAACAGCTGAAAATATTAGAGCTCATAATGCACAACAACGAAAGCAAAGGAAAATCGATCATCAATGTGGTGTTgttgtgaaagaaaaaacgcgGAAGCCTGAGCTAATGCCATGCAGTCAGAAAGTTCCAGGTAAATCATTTAAAGTaggagatgaaaaaattaagaacgTTCCTCAAGGCATACAGAAGAAGTACGTTATTCCAAAGGATCCAGTAAAAATGCAACCAAAGacaggaaaaacaaaatttcagGATCATTCTGTTGTAAGAGATGAAATGACAGAAACCGAATCATTACTAAGtgaatatgaagaaaaatttgacATTGAATCAGTACtaagaggaggagaagtaACTGAAACGGAATCTGTAGTAGGTGAAAAACCAAGAATCCCAGTAATATTTGCATATTCTGTCaaagctaaaaaaaatgctgaaGCTACTATAGATAAGAAATCAGCTACCTCTAAacataaaggaaagaatCAAACGAAGAactatgaagaaaaatttgacATTGAATCAGTACtaagaggaggagaagtaACCGAAACAGAATCTGTAGTAGGTGAAAAACCAAGAATCCCAGTAATATTTGCATATTCTGTCAAAGCTAAAAAAGATGCTGAAGCTACTGCAGATAAGAAATCAGCTAATTCTAAACTTAACGAAACAACTCCTTCAGAAGGTGATGATAAAACTGAAACAAAACCTTTAGAAGGTGATGATAAAACTGAAACAAAACCTTTAGAAGGTGATTCTAAAACTGAGACAAAACCTTTAGAAGGTGATGATAAAACTGAAACAAAACCTTTAGAAGGTGATGATAAAACTGAATCAAAACCTTTAGAGGGTGATTCTAAAACTGAGACGACACCTTCAGAAGGTGATGATAAAACTGAATCAAAACCTTTAGAGGGTGATTCTAAAACTGAAACAAAACCTTTAGAAGGTGATGCTAAAACTGAATCAAAACCTTTAGAGGGTGATTCTAAAACTGAAACAAAACCTTTAGAAGGTGATGCTAAAACTGAATCAAAACCTTTAGAGGGTGATTCTAAAACTGAAACAAAACCTTTAGAAGGTGATGATAAAACTGAATCAAAACCTTTAGAGGGTGATTCTAAAACTGAGACAACACCTTCAGAAGGTGATGATAAAACTGAATCAAAACCTTCAGAAGGTGATGATAAAACTGAATCAAAACCTTTAGAGGGTGATTCTAAAACTGAGACGACACCATCAGAAGGTGATGCTAAAACTGAAACAAAACCTTTAGAGGGTGATTCTAAAACTGAAACAAAACCTTTAGAGGGTGATTCTAAAACTGAAACAAAACCTTCAGAAGGTGATGCTAAAACTGAGACGACACCATCAGAAGGTGATGCTAAAACTGAGACGACACCATCAGAAGGTGATGCTAAAACTGAAAGCCAAACACAGCCAGCAACTGAAGGCAAATTCAGTGcattgaaatattttaccaCTCCAGAACCAAATAAGGATggcgaaaaaatggaaaccaaATCAGTGTCAGGTAACGAAGAGCATGAAAACCCATTGTACGATGATGACCAAAACAGCGTAGCATCCAGTTTTATGGATATTACCAGAAAAGGCTATATGAAATATAACAAGTATAGTATCCCTAAAGAAACattaaaagaaagagaaaacgcATCAAAAGTGGGAAATGAGTATGAGGCGCACGTTCTTAGTGAAGAAGGCACGGAGGAAGGTGACGACGAGGATGAAAGGAGCGTGTACTATCATAATCAAGAAGGAACTGAGGAAGGTGACGACGAGGATGAAAGGAGCGTGTACTATCATAATCAAGAAGGCGCGGAAGAAGGTGATGGCGAGGATGAAAGGAGCGTGTACTATCATAATCAAGAAGGCAGAGAAGGAGCAGACTATGAGGGTGAAGCAGACGATGAGGATGAAGGAAGCGTGTACTATCATAATCAAGAATATatggaagaaggaattgaCAAGCAAATGCGCAATATGCACGAAGGTGGTATGACAATTAAAGATCCAAATAATCAAAATTTAGAACATGAGCAAGGGAAAGAATTTCAATTAAGAGAACCACAACATGTAAATAATGTTCACAAACAAGAACTTGTACTCTCAGATTACAAAGAATGGCTTgatcaaaaggaaaacccTATAGTACGCACCATACAAAAATTGTGGGATAAATTTATTAATTCGAATTTTATGATTTGGCGTAGATATAAAGGTCGTAATAAAGATATCGAAATGCCAACAAATCCTGATTGGGAAAATTGGATGAAGGAATTGAAGAATGAATGGTCACTCTATAATGCTTATATACACAATGAAAGAATTAAATGGTTccgagaaaaggaaatagagCTCGGTAAATTTATAGAAGACTTCCAATTTAAATGGATGCATTACAACACGGAATTGTTAGAAAAACACTCTTTCGatgtttataaaaaatcaCAAAAATGGGACGATTCCAAATGGATTAAATGGATTGAGAGGGATGGAGAATCTATCATGATCATGGATATAGAAAAATGGTTAAACCAAAGTAGAGAAGAATACAATTTATGGCAGCTCGAAGATTGGGaacaatggaaaaataacaaaattcTTGATTGGTTATTGAGTGAAAAGAAATGTGATCAATATCAGTACTGGCTGAAATGGGAATATTCAAATAAACAACCATCACTTAGAAACGAAAAACTCGACTGGTACACATGGAagaaaattagaaaaagtgAAGCTGAAGACTGGCAAAAATGGGTCCATGAAAAAGACCAGATATTAATACAAGTTAAGAATGAAATATGGGAAAGttggaaagagaagaaaaaaaacgccttATTCTCAATGCTCAACCACTTTATTAACAATTGGATAATCAAGAAGCAATGGAAAGTATGGATACTCGACTTGCAAAGGGCATTACCCAAACAATGA